From Mycobacteriales bacterium:
TCGACCGCGCCGAAGCCGAGCTGCACCGCGTCGTAGCCGTCACGTTCCGGCGTGCGCACCTGCGTGACCACGCACGGTCCGGCCTTGACCACCGTCACCGGGACGAGCTTGTTCGCCGCATCCCAGACCTGGGTCATCCCGAGCTTCTCGCCCAGGATGCCCTTCTGCTGTCGGATTCCCATGAGTCTCGTCAGCCCTTAAAGCTTGATTTCGATGTCTACGCCGGCAGGGAGATCGAGGCGCATCAGTGAGTCGACGGTCTTCGGCGTCGGGTCGAGGATGTCGATCAGACGCTTGTGCGTGCGCATCTCGAAGTGCTCGCGCGAGTCCTTGTACTTGTGCGGCGAACGGATCACGCAGTAGACGTTCTTCTCAGTCGGCAGCGGCACCGGACCCGCAACCTGCGCACCAGTCCTGGTCACCGTCTCCACGATCTTGCGCGCGGAGGAGTCGATGATCTCGTGGTCGTAGGCCTTGAGCCGAATGCGGATCTTCTGTCCCGCCATGGCTTGTCTTCAC
This genomic window contains:
- the rpsJ gene encoding 30S ribosomal protein S10, whose product is MAGQKIRIRLKAYDHEIIDSSARKIVETVTRTGAQVAGPVPLPTEKNVYCVIRSPHKYKDSREHFEMRTHKRLIDILDPTPKTVDSLMRLDLPAGVDIEIKL